The Brachyhypopomus gauderio isolate BG-103 chromosome 2, BGAUD_0.2, whole genome shotgun sequence genome contains a region encoding:
- the znf710a gene encoding zinc finger protein 710a isoform X1 has translation MRALKHLKHHTRSSEEEEEVPLVRCYSRAMERVVDAGTQTDPVVVLSLAQAAVLGLISQNEIFGATIAPNGFYMGEAREGPPPPPEAMEYEYADQLIGANGDYLPEPHGEDRVPERPCGAEKRRPGPRGRTKRPRVEDEAVEQIEKSPEIQAHVKGERPEFASSCYRSNAPHSDSEPEVLDLTPHRVPLKEEHNNKSCPELTKDPRRRQTDADSDTDSRATVRSPAGRESGANGGSRNERARKEEEQEEERALNLKTPEVEVSPVMRRYYESSVVAYEAAEMGLAAEYEDGGQTLPWADGEHSVGRRMQIDRLDINVQIDESYCVDVGEGLKRWKCRMCEKSYTSKYNLVTHILGHNGIKPHECLHCGKLFKQPSHLQTHLLTHQGTRPHKCTVCKKAFTQTSHLKRHMLQHSDVKPYSCRFCGRGFAYPSELRTHEAKHENGHCHVCTQCGMEFPTHAHLRRHQVSHQGPATFQCGECHKSFAYRSQLQNHLMKHQNMRPFVCSECGMEFVQVHHLKQHMLTHKVLTQQALEHKGLKDYKCEVCSREFTLSANLKRHMLIHTSVRPFQCHVCFKTFVQKQTLKTHMIVHLPVKPFKCKVCGKSFNRMYNLLGHMHLHAGSKPFKCPYCTSKFNLKGNLSRHMKVKHGILDASPDGQDTLPDLEGQEDYEEESFDYSERENLASNNAQDLAKLAEMGYFNYAKAAARYTTA, from the exons ATGAGAGCCCTGAAACACCTTAAACATCACACCAGGAGCAGTGAG gaggaggaggaagtccCTCTGGTCCGCTGCTACTCAAGGGCGATGGAACGAGTTGTGGATGCTGGAACGCAGACTGACCCGGTGGTGGTCCTGTCCCTGGCCCAGGCCGCCGTGCTAGGGCTCATATCTCAGAACGAGATCTTCGGTGCCACCATCGCCCCTAATGGCTTCTACATGGGAGAGGCACGAGAAGGTCCCCCGCCCCCTCCGGAGGCAATGGAGTATGAATATGCAGACCAGTTGATCGGGGCCAATGGAGACTACCTGCCTGAGCCCCATGGGGAGGACAGGGTCCCAGAGAGGCCCTGTGGGGCAGAGAAGAGGCGACCCGGGCCCCGTGGGAGGACCAAGAGGCCACGGGTGGAAGATGAGGCAGTGGAGCAGATTGAGAAATCCCCTGAAATACAGGCCCACGTGAAGGGAGAGAGGCCTGAGTTCGCCAGCTCCTGCTACCGCTCCAACGCTCCTCACAGTGACAGTGAGCCAGAGGTGCTGGACCTCACACCCCACAGGGTCCCGCTGAAGGAGGAGCACAATAACAAAAGCTGCCCCGAACTCACCAAAGACCCACGCCGCCGTCAGACAGACGCGGACTCCGACACGGACTCGCGGGCCACGGTACGCAGCCCCGCAGGCCGGGAGAGCGGAGCGAATGGTGGATCCAGGAACGAGCGAGCCAGGaaggaggaagagcaggaggaggagagggcgcTGAACCTAAAGACcccggaggtggaggtgagccctGTGATGAGACGCTACTACGAGTCCAGCGTCGTGGCCTATGAGGCGGCCGAGATGGGCCTGGCGGCCGAGTACGAGGACGGGGGGCAGACCCTGCCGTGGGCGGACGGCGAGCACTCGGTGGGCCGGCGCATGCAGATCGACCGTCTGGACATCAACGTGCAGATCGACGAGTCGTACTGCGTGGACGTCGGCGAGGGCCTGAAGCGCTGGAAGTGCCGCATGTGCGAGAAGTCGTACACGTCCAAGTACAACCTGGTGACGCACATCCTGGGCCACAACGGCATCAAGCCGCACGAGTGCCTGCACTGCGGCAAGCTCTTCAAGCAGCCCAGCCACCTGCAGACGCACCTGCTCACGCACCAGGGCACGCGGCCGCACAAGTGCACCGTCTGCAAGAAGGCCTTCACCCAGACCAGCCACCTGAAGCGTCACATGCTGCAGCACTCGGACGTGAAGCCGTACAGCTGCCGCTTCTGCGGCCGCGGCTTCGCCTACCCCAGCGAGCTGCGCACGCACGAAGCCAAGCACGAGAACGGCCACTGCCACGTGTGCACGCAGTGCGGCATGGAGTTCCCCACGCACGCCCACCTGCGTCGCCACCAGGTCAGCCACCAGGGCCCGGCCACCTTCCAGTGCGGAGAGTGCCACAAGTCCTTCGCCTACCGCAGCCAGCTGCAGAACCACCTGATGAAACACCAGAACATGCGTCCCTTCGTCTGCTCGGAGTGCGGCATGGAGTTTGTGCAGGTGCACCACCTTAAGCAGCACATGCTCACGCACAAGGTACTGACACAGCAGGCCCTCGAGCACAAG GGTCTTAAGGACTACAAGTGTGAGGTCTGCTCCCGGGAGTTCACCCTCTCGGCCAACCTGAAACGCCACATGCTGATCCACACCAGTGTGAGGCCCTTCCAGTGTCACGTCTGCTTCAAGACCTTTGTCCAGAAACAAACCCTCAAAACCCACATGATCGTCCACCTTCCCGTCAAACCCTTTAAATGCAAG GTGTGTGGGAAGTCCTTCAATAGAATGTACAACCTGCTCGGACACATGCACCTTCACGCCGGCAGCAAGCCCTTCAAGTGCCCCTACTGCACCAGTAAGTTCAATCTGAAGGGGAACCTCAGCAGACACATGAAGGTCAAACACGGCATCCTGGACGCCTCGCCAGACGGACAAG ACACGTTGCCTGACCTGGAGGGCCAGGAGGACTACGAGGAGGAAAGCTTTGACTACAGTGAGCGGGAAAACCTGGCCAGCAACAACGCCCAGGACCTGGCCAAGCTGGCCGAGATGGGCTACTTCAACTACGCCAAGGCTGCCGCCCGCTACACCACAGCCTGA
- the idh2 gene encoding isocitrate dehydrogenase [NADP], mitochondrial, with protein MAGYLKVLSSLTKSAAALSKTPAVLAPASCQSLQQRNYADKRIKVAQPVVEMDGDEMTRIIWEFIKEKLILSNVDVELKYFDLGLPYRDQTDDQVTIDSALATKKYNVAVKCATITPDEARVEEFKLKKMWKSPNGTIRNILGGTVFREPIICQNIPRLVPGWTQPITIGRHAFGDQYRATDFVINKPGKFKMSFVPSDGSKGQEWEVFDFPGGGCGMGMYNTDESISGFAHSCFQYAIQKKWPLYMSTKNTILKAYDGRFKDIFQEIFEKNYKPEFDKLKIWYEHRLIDDMVAQVLKSSGAFVWACKNYDGDVQSDILAQGFGSLGLMTSVLVCPDGKTIEAEAAHGTVTRHYREHQKGRPTSTNPIASIFAWTRGLEHRGKLDGNPDLIRFSQTLERVCVDTVESGVMTKDLAGCIHGLSNVKLNEHFVNTTDFLDAIKTNLDKALGK; from the exons ATGGCAGGTTACTTGAAGGTCCTCAGCTCCCTGACTAAATCTGCTGCTGCTCTATCCAAAACCCCAGCGGTTCTCGCTCCCGCATCCTGCCAGAGTTTACAGCAGAGGAACT ATGCTGACAAGCGAATCAAGGTGGCTCAACCAGTGGTGGAGATGGATGGAGATGAGATGACCAGGATCATCTGGGAGTTCATCAAAGAGAAG CTCATCCTTTCTAATGTCGATGTGGAACTAAAGTATTTTGACCTGGGTCTACCCTACCGTGACCAGACTGATGACCAGGTTACCATCGACTCTGCACTGGCCACCAAGAAGTACAACGTTGCAGTTAAATGCGCCACCATCACTCCTGACGAGGCCAGAGTCGAAG aaTTCAAGCTGAAGAAAATGTGGAAAAGCCCCAACGGTACTATCAGGAACATTCTGGGTGGCACTGTCTTCCGTGAGCCAATCATCTGCCAGAACATTCCCAGACTTGTTCCTGGTTGGACGCAGCCCATCACAATTGGCAGACATGCCTTTGGTGACCAG TACAGAGCGACAGACTTTGTCATAAACAAACCAGGAAAATTTAAGATGAGCTTCGTTCCCTCTGATGGCAGTAAGGGTCAGGAGTGGGAGGTGTTTGACTTTCCTGGTGGAGGCTGCGGTATGGGCATGTACAACACTGATGAG tCCATCAGTGGCTTTGCTCACAGCTGCTTCCAGTACGCCATTCAGAAGAAATGGCCCCTGTACATGAGCACCAAGAACACCATCCTGAAAGCGTATGATGGCCGCTTTAAGGACATCTTCCAGGAGATCTTTGAGAA AAACTACAAGCCGGAGTTTGACAAGTTGAAGATCTGGTATGAGCACAGGCTTATTGACGACATGGTGGCTCAGGTGCTCAAGTCCTCCGGTGCATTTGTTTGGGCTTGTAAGAACTACGATGGAGACGTGCAGTCGGACATATTGGCTCAAG GTTTCGGCTCTCTCGGACTGATGACCTCTGTGCTCGTGTGTCCCGACGGGAAGACCATCGAGGCGGAGGCAGCTCACGGCACCGTCACCAGACACTACCGCGAGCACCAGAAG GGAAGGCCTACCAGCACCAATCCCATCGCTAGTATCTTTGCCTGGACAAGGGGACTGGAGCACAGGGGCAAGCTTGATGGGAACCCCGACCTGATCAG GTTCTCTCAGACTCTGGAGCGCGTCTGTGTGGACACTGTGGAGAGCGGGGTCATGACCAAGGATCTGGCCGGCTGCATTCATGGCCTGTCTAA TGTTAAGCTCAATGAGCACTTCGTCAACACCACAGACTTCTTGGATGCAATCAAGACCAATCTTGACAAGGCCCTGGGCAAATGA
- the znf710a gene encoding zinc finger protein 710a isoform X2 produces the protein MRALKHLKHHTRSSEEEEEVPLVRCYSRAMERVVDAGTQTDPVVVLSLAQAAVLGLISQNEIFGATIAPNGFYMGEAREGPPPPPEAMEYEYADQLIGANGDYLPEPHGEDRVPERPCGAEKRRPGPRGRTKRPRVEDEAVEQIEKSPEIQAHVKGERPEFASSCYRSNAPHSDSEPEVLDLTPHRVPLKEEHNNKSCPELTKDPRRRQTDADSDTDSRATVRSPAGRESGANGGSRNERARKEEEQEEERALNLKTPEVEVSPVMRRYYESSVVAYEAAEMGLAAEYEDGGQTLPWADGEHSVGRRMQIDRLDINVQIDESYCVDVGEGLKRWKCRMCEKSYTSKYNLVTHILGHNGIKPHECLHCGKLFKQPSHLQTHLLTHQGTRPHKCTVCKKAFTQTSHLKRHMLQHSDVKPYSCRFCGRGFAYPSELRTHEAKHENGHCHVCTQCGMEFPTHAHLRRHQVSHQGPATFQCGECHKSFAYRSQLQNHLMKHQNMRPFVCSECGMEFVQVHHLKQHMLTHKGLKDYKCEVCSREFTLSANLKRHMLIHTSVRPFQCHVCFKTFVQKQTLKTHMIVHLPVKPFKCKVCGKSFNRMYNLLGHMHLHAGSKPFKCPYCTSKFNLKGNLSRHMKVKHGILDASPDGQDTLPDLEGQEDYEEESFDYSERENLASNNAQDLAKLAEMGYFNYAKAAARYTTA, from the exons ATGAGAGCCCTGAAACACCTTAAACATCACACCAGGAGCAGTGAG gaggaggaggaagtccCTCTGGTCCGCTGCTACTCAAGGGCGATGGAACGAGTTGTGGATGCTGGAACGCAGACTGACCCGGTGGTGGTCCTGTCCCTGGCCCAGGCCGCCGTGCTAGGGCTCATATCTCAGAACGAGATCTTCGGTGCCACCATCGCCCCTAATGGCTTCTACATGGGAGAGGCACGAGAAGGTCCCCCGCCCCCTCCGGAGGCAATGGAGTATGAATATGCAGACCAGTTGATCGGGGCCAATGGAGACTACCTGCCTGAGCCCCATGGGGAGGACAGGGTCCCAGAGAGGCCCTGTGGGGCAGAGAAGAGGCGACCCGGGCCCCGTGGGAGGACCAAGAGGCCACGGGTGGAAGATGAGGCAGTGGAGCAGATTGAGAAATCCCCTGAAATACAGGCCCACGTGAAGGGAGAGAGGCCTGAGTTCGCCAGCTCCTGCTACCGCTCCAACGCTCCTCACAGTGACAGTGAGCCAGAGGTGCTGGACCTCACACCCCACAGGGTCCCGCTGAAGGAGGAGCACAATAACAAAAGCTGCCCCGAACTCACCAAAGACCCACGCCGCCGTCAGACAGACGCGGACTCCGACACGGACTCGCGGGCCACGGTACGCAGCCCCGCAGGCCGGGAGAGCGGAGCGAATGGTGGATCCAGGAACGAGCGAGCCAGGaaggaggaagagcaggaggaggagagggcgcTGAACCTAAAGACcccggaggtggaggtgagccctGTGATGAGACGCTACTACGAGTCCAGCGTCGTGGCCTATGAGGCGGCCGAGATGGGCCTGGCGGCCGAGTACGAGGACGGGGGGCAGACCCTGCCGTGGGCGGACGGCGAGCACTCGGTGGGCCGGCGCATGCAGATCGACCGTCTGGACATCAACGTGCAGATCGACGAGTCGTACTGCGTGGACGTCGGCGAGGGCCTGAAGCGCTGGAAGTGCCGCATGTGCGAGAAGTCGTACACGTCCAAGTACAACCTGGTGACGCACATCCTGGGCCACAACGGCATCAAGCCGCACGAGTGCCTGCACTGCGGCAAGCTCTTCAAGCAGCCCAGCCACCTGCAGACGCACCTGCTCACGCACCAGGGCACGCGGCCGCACAAGTGCACCGTCTGCAAGAAGGCCTTCACCCAGACCAGCCACCTGAAGCGTCACATGCTGCAGCACTCGGACGTGAAGCCGTACAGCTGCCGCTTCTGCGGCCGCGGCTTCGCCTACCCCAGCGAGCTGCGCACGCACGAAGCCAAGCACGAGAACGGCCACTGCCACGTGTGCACGCAGTGCGGCATGGAGTTCCCCACGCACGCCCACCTGCGTCGCCACCAGGTCAGCCACCAGGGCCCGGCCACCTTCCAGTGCGGAGAGTGCCACAAGTCCTTCGCCTACCGCAGCCAGCTGCAGAACCACCTGATGAAACACCAGAACATGCGTCCCTTCGTCTGCTCGGAGTGCGGCATGGAGTTTGTGCAGGTGCACCACCTTAAGCAGCACATGCTCACGCACAAG GGTCTTAAGGACTACAAGTGTGAGGTCTGCTCCCGGGAGTTCACCCTCTCGGCCAACCTGAAACGCCACATGCTGATCCACACCAGTGTGAGGCCCTTCCAGTGTCACGTCTGCTTCAAGACCTTTGTCCAGAAACAAACCCTCAAAACCCACATGATCGTCCACCTTCCCGTCAAACCCTTTAAATGCAAG GTGTGTGGGAAGTCCTTCAATAGAATGTACAACCTGCTCGGACACATGCACCTTCACGCCGGCAGCAAGCCCTTCAAGTGCCCCTACTGCACCAGTAAGTTCAATCTGAAGGGGAACCTCAGCAGACACATGAAGGTCAAACACGGCATCCTGGACGCCTCGCCAGACGGACAAG ACACGTTGCCTGACCTGGAGGGCCAGGAGGACTACGAGGAGGAAAGCTTTGACTACAGTGAGCGGGAAAACCTGGCCAGCAACAACGCCCAGGACCTGGCCAAGCTGGCCGAGATGGGCTACTTCAACTACGCCAAGGCTGCCGCCCGCTACACCACAGCCTGA